A region from the Bradyrhizobium erythrophlei genome encodes:
- a CDS encoding inorganic phosphate transporter translates to MSDIALPGSIEPALRKGPNLDGGFHPLTGVIYMGVVAAALLFVAYSIYIDVDATGTKVTTYLPYLLLFVALLIALGFEFVNGFHDTANAVATVIYTRSLPAHIAVVWSGMFNLFGVLLSSGAVAFGIVSLLPVELILQVGSGAGFAMVFALLIAAIIWNVGTWYFGLPASSSHTLIGSIIGVGITNALLRGRDGTSGVDWSQAANIGKALLLSPLFGFALAAGLLFVVKTIMLKAAPALFAEPKGDQPPPWWIRGILILTCTLVSFFHGSNDGQKGMGLIMLILIGTVPTAYALNRALPDSQIRQFVVNSAAASNVIERKAAGYNVLGNPRPAVTNYVAQHQIDGGTYPSLAVLVRDISTQVTQYGSLAKFPADAVGNTRNDMYLVSEAIRFLMKDKESELNADEVATLNNYKGSLDSATKFIPGWVKIAVAIALGLGTMVGWKRIVVTVGEKIGKTHLTYAQGACAEITAAATIAAADGYGLPVSTTHVLSSGIAGTMAANGSGLQWSTIRNIALAWVLTLPVAMMISGGLYFLFFNLL, encoded by the coding sequence ATGAGCGACATTGCCTTACCGGGTTCGATCGAGCCGGCCCTGCGGAAGGGACCGAACCTCGACGGCGGCTTTCATCCGCTGACGGGTGTCATCTACATGGGAGTGGTGGCGGCCGCGCTGCTGTTCGTCGCCTACAGCATCTACATCGACGTCGACGCGACCGGCACCAAGGTCACGACCTATCTGCCGTACCTCCTGCTGTTCGTCGCGCTGCTGATCGCGCTCGGCTTCGAATTCGTCAACGGCTTCCACGACACCGCCAACGCGGTTGCGACCGTGATCTATACGCGCTCGCTGCCCGCTCATATTGCTGTGGTGTGGTCCGGCATGTTCAATCTGTTCGGCGTGCTGCTGTCGAGCGGCGCGGTCGCCTTCGGCATCGTGTCGCTGCTGCCGGTCGAGTTGATCCTCCAGGTCGGCAGCGGCGCCGGCTTTGCCATGGTGTTCGCGCTGCTGATCGCGGCCATCATCTGGAACGTGGGCACCTGGTATTTCGGCCTGCCCGCCTCCAGCTCGCACACCTTGATCGGTTCCATCATCGGCGTCGGCATCACCAACGCCTTGCTGCGCGGCCGCGACGGCACTTCCGGCGTCGACTGGTCGCAGGCGGCCAATATCGGAAAAGCCCTGCTGCTGTCGCCTTTGTTCGGCTTTGCGCTGGCGGCGGGCCTGCTCTTCGTCGTCAAGACGATCATGCTGAAAGCGGCGCCGGCGCTGTTCGCCGAGCCGAAGGGCGACCAGCCGCCGCCGTGGTGGATCCGCGGCATCCTGATCCTCACCTGCACCCTGGTCAGCTTCTTCCACGGCTCGAACGACGGTCAAAAGGGCATGGGCCTGATCATGCTGATCCTCATCGGCACGGTGCCGACCGCCTATGCGCTCAACCGCGCCCTGCCCGACAGCCAAATCCGGCAGTTCGTCGTGAATTCGGCGGCGGCGAGCAACGTCATCGAGAGGAAGGCCGCGGGCTACAACGTGCTCGGCAATCCCCGGCCGGCGGTGACGAACTACGTCGCCCAACACCAGATCGATGGGGGAACCTACCCGTCGCTGGCGGTGCTGGTGCGCGACATCAGCACCCAGGTCACCCAATATGGATCGCTGGCGAAATTCCCGGCGGACGCCGTCGGCAACACCCGCAACGACATGTATCTGGTATCGGAGGCCATTCGCTTCCTGATGAAGGACAAGGAAAGCGAACTCAACGCCGATGAGGTTGCCACCCTCAACAACTACAAGGGCTCGCTCGACAGCGCGACAAAATTTATCCCGGGCTGGGTGAAGATTGCGGTTGCCATCGCGCTCGGTCTCGGCACCATGGTCGGCTGGAAGCGGATCGTGGTGACCGTCGGCGAGAAGATCGGCAAGACCCATTTGACCTACGCGCAGGGCGCCTGCGCCGAAATCACCGCGGCGGCGACGATCGCGGCCGCCGACGGCTACGGACTGCCGGTGTCGACCACCCATGTGCTGTCGTCCGGCATCGCCGGCACCATGGCGGCCAACGGGTCCGGCCTGCAATGGTCGACCATCCGCAACATCGCGCTGGCCTGGGTGCTGACCTTGCCGGTCGCGATGATGATCTCGGGCGGCCTGTACTTCCTGTTCTTCAATCTGCTCTGA
- a CDS encoding ferritin-like domain-containing protein codes for MTAKDKNLNDLFLDTLKDIYFAEKQILKALPKMAKAASSDKLRAAFEKHHGETEGQVERLEQIFELIDKPARSKTCDAIQGILDEGKEIMEEYKGSEALDAGMLAAAQAVEHYEISRYGTLKQWAQQLGMKDAVRLLDQTLQEEKKTDESLTSLAEAAVNLAAAA; via the coding sequence ATGACCGCGAAAGACAAGAACCTCAACGACCTGTTCCTCGATACGCTGAAGGACATCTATTTCGCCGAAAAGCAGATTTTGAAGGCGCTGCCGAAGATGGCAAAGGCCGCCAGCTCCGACAAGTTGCGTGCGGCGTTCGAAAAGCATCACGGCGAGACCGAGGGCCAGGTCGAGCGCCTCGAACAGATTTTCGAATTGATCGACAAGCCGGCGCGTAGCAAGACCTGCGACGCGATCCAGGGCATCCTCGATGAGGGCAAGGAGATCATGGAGGAGTACAAGGGCTCCGAGGCGCTCGACGCCGGCATGCTGGCCGCCGCCCAGGCCGTCGAACACTACGAAATCTCCCGCTACGGCACCCTCAAGCAGTGGGCGCAGCAGCTCGGCATGAAGGATGCGGTCCGGCTGCTGGATCAGACGTTGCAGGAAGAAAAGAAGACCGACGAAAGCCTGACCTCGCTGGCGGAAGCGGCCGTCAACCTCGCCGCGGCGGCCTAA
- a CDS encoding Y-family DNA polymerase, protein MSAFSRNRRRILSLWLPRLPIDRIKRQLWQSDAAPANDDPSIVVAKQNNALQIFALDDAAARLGLDVGLPLANARAICPQLRVFDADEAADAHALNAIADWCDRFTPLVALDPPHGLFLDITGCVHLFGGEAAMLRLLCDVLTAQGFAVSAAIAGTAVCARTLTRHVHGRIVAEGEEADAVRPLPVSALGADAAVATGLRRAGLKIIGDVASRARHEITARFGAGFTTLLEQALGHSDAPISPRKPLPDYIVEKRFAEPVATEAVISATLSGLAKMLVAAMAQQGKGARRLEACFFRTDGAVRTIMVDTGRPVTRPEMIDRLFRERLGALSDPLDPGFGFDLIRLSASRTEIVVQEQRDLDANMHDNDELAALIDRIAARIGGKRVVVHLPQDTHIPERAVLAAPAQHHLAAAAHAAWTPRVEGEPPLRPLRLFERPEQIKVIAQVPDGPPARFVWRRATHAVIRAEGPERVAMEWWRAEGLTRDYFRVEDEAGLRFWLYRDGLYDREIVQEEGKAVQPNWYMHGLFA, encoded by the coding sequence ATGAGTGCCTTTTCGCGAAACCGGCGGCGGATCCTCAGCCTGTGGTTGCCACGCCTGCCCATCGACCGCATCAAGCGCCAGCTTTGGCAAAGCGACGCCGCGCCGGCTAATGACGATCCCAGCATCGTCGTTGCCAAGCAAAACAACGCGCTGCAGATTTTTGCGCTCGACGATGCGGCCGCGCGGCTCGGTCTCGATGTCGGCCTGCCGCTCGCCAATGCCCGCGCGATCTGTCCGCAATTGAGGGTGTTCGATGCCGATGAAGCCGCCGACGCCCACGCGCTGAACGCCATCGCCGACTGGTGCGACCGCTTCACGCCGCTGGTGGCGCTCGATCCTCCGCACGGGCTGTTTCTCGACATCACCGGCTGCGTGCATTTGTTCGGCGGCGAGGCTGCGATGCTGCGGCTGTTGTGCGACGTCTTGACCGCGCAGGGTTTTGCGGTCAGCGCCGCCATCGCCGGCACCGCCGTCTGCGCGCGGACGCTGACCCGCCATGTTCATGGCCGCATCGTGGCGGAGGGTGAGGAAGCCGATGCGGTCAGGCCGCTGCCGGTATCCGCGCTCGGCGCCGATGCGGCCGTGGCCACGGGCCTGCGCCGCGCCGGCTTGAAAATCATCGGCGATGTCGCTTCCCGCGCACGGCATGAAATCACCGCACGATTCGGCGCCGGTTTTACAACCTTGCTGGAACAGGCGCTGGGGCACAGCGATGCGCCGATCAGTCCGCGAAAGCCGCTGCCGGATTACATCGTGGAAAAACGCTTCGCCGAACCGGTGGCGACCGAAGCGGTGATCTCGGCGACCTTGTCCGGGCTTGCTAAGATGCTGGTGGCGGCGATGGCGCAGCAGGGCAAGGGCGCGCGACGGCTGGAAGCCTGTTTCTTCCGCACCGACGGCGCGGTTCGCACCATCATGGTCGACACCGGACGGCCCGTGACCAGACCCGAGATGATCGACCGGCTGTTTCGCGAGCGGCTCGGCGCCTTGAGCGATCCGCTCGACCCCGGCTTCGGCTTCGATCTCATTCGCTTGAGTGCCAGCCGCACCGAAATCGTCGTGCAGGAGCAGCGCGATCTCGATGCCAATATGCACGACAATGACGAACTGGCCGCCCTGATCGACCGCATCGCCGCGCGCATCGGGGGAAAGCGCGTGGTCGTGCATTTGCCGCAGGACACCCACATCCCGGAGCGCGCGGTGCTCGCAGCACCGGCGCAGCATCACCTGGCCGCCGCGGCGCATGCGGCCTGGACGCCGCGCGTGGAAGGCGAGCCGCCGCTGCGGCCATTGCGGCTGTTCGAGCGGCCGGAACAGATCAAGGTGATCGCGCAGGTGCCGGATGGTCCGCCCGCGCGCTTTGTCTGGCGCCGCGCTACCCACGCCGTGATCCGCGCCGAGGGTCCCGAGCGCGTCGCCATGGAGTGGTGGCGCGCGGAAGGGCTGACGCGGGATTATTTCCGCGTCGAGGACGAGGCGGGCTTGCGGTTCTGGCTCTATCGCGACGGGCTTTACGACCGCGAGATCGTGCAGGAGGAGGGCAAGGCGGTACAGCCGAACTGGTACATGCACGGATTGTTCGCATGA
- a CDS encoding ImuA family protein, which produces MSGARTNTLAVLRGSIERIEAQGEAYSPRKVAFGHADADATLQGGLALGAMHEVFAEGGRQSATATGFVAGLAGRVSARRPLVWIRQDFAEIESGALSMSGLAELGLDPRLLVTVRAADVETALRTAADALACDALGAVVLEVWGETRQLDLVASRKLTLAAQASGVTGLLLRMAAEPQPSTAETRWIVRAAHSPPSAPSVAWGTPLFDAQLVRNRHGPVGRWIMEWKCDECLFAKPAADPQPVVATPAHRPHQAPALAKRRRAG; this is translated from the coding sequence ATGAGCGGCGCACGCACGAACACGCTTGCGGTTTTGCGCGGCAGCATCGAGCGTATCGAGGCGCAGGGCGAAGCGTATTCGCCACGCAAGGTCGCGTTCGGGCATGCCGATGCGGATGCGACGTTGCAGGGCGGCCTCGCCCTGGGCGCGATGCACGAGGTGTTCGCTGAAGGCGGCCGGCAAAGCGCTACGGCGACGGGTTTTGTCGCGGGGCTCGCAGGGCGGGTGTCCGCACGGCGGCCGCTGGTGTGGATCCGGCAGGATTTTGCCGAAATTGAATCGGGCGCGCTGTCGATGAGCGGACTGGCCGAGCTCGGTCTCGATCCGCGGCTTCTGGTGACCGTGCGCGCCGCCGACGTGGAGACCGCGCTGCGGACCGCCGCCGACGCGCTGGCCTGCGATGCGCTCGGCGCCGTCGTGCTCGAAGTCTGGGGCGAAACGCGTCAACTCGATCTCGTCGCCAGCCGCAAGCTGACGCTGGCGGCGCAGGCCTCCGGCGTGACCGGCCTGTTGCTGCGGATGGCGGCGGAGCCGCAGCCCTCGACGGCGGAAACGCGGTGGATCGTGCGCGCGGCGCATTCGCCGCCCAGCGCCCCCTCTGTCGCCTGGGGCACGCCGCTGTTCGACGCGCAGCTTGTCCGCAACCGTCATGGCCCTGTCGGCCGGTGGATCATGGAATGGAAATGTGATGAGTGCCTTTTCGCGAAACCGGCGGCGGATCCTCAGCCTGTGGTTGCCACGCCTGCCCATCGACCGCATCAAGCGCCAGCTTTGGCAAAGCGACGCCGCGCCGGCTAA